The sequence TTATCATCACCGTATTTGGTCGTCTGCAGCCAGGTTGCACCATCCTGCTCGTACACTTCTCCACGTTCACGCAGCTCATCGAGTGAACGAAGTACCTCTCCGTTCTCATAAAGTGAGGTTTCACTGAACCAAATATCGAAGGAGACGCGAAAAAGACCTAGATCTCGCTTGATTTTGTCGAGCTCTTTGTTCAGTCCATAGGTACGGAAGAATGCCGCACGATCGCCTGGAGTCATCGCAAGTAAGGTTTCGCCTTTCTCCGCTACAAGTTCTCTGGCAAAACCCTTGATATCTTCGCCATGGTAACCATCTTCAGGCATCTCTGCCGGCTGTCCTAATTCCTGTAAATAACGGGTCTCGATCGACTTGCACAGATTGGCGACCTGGTTCCCTGCGTCGTTAATATAATACTCACGCGTCACTTTATAACCTGCAAAGTCCAGAACATTGCAGAGTACATCCCCAACAGCGGCACCGCGGGCGTGGCCTAGATGCAGGCTGCCTGTTGGATTGGCACTGACAAATTCCACCTCAACCTTTTGTCCGTGGCCTATATCCACTCGGCCGTAATCTTCACCCTGCTCAGCAACCCGGTTGATCACAGGGTACAAGTAATGCTTGGACAGCGTAAAGTTGATGAAACCCGGTCCGGCGATTTCTGCTTTTTCAATAGTAGCACCGCTGGTATCCAAATGCTCTATAATAGCTTCGGCAATTTGGCGTGGATTACGCTTGGCAATTTTGGTAAGCTGCATGGCGGCATTAGTAGCCAAATCACCATGAGCCTTGTCCTTTGGCACTTCCAGCACGATTGCCGGAAGCTCTTCGCGTGTTACCAAACCGGCAGCAACTACTGCATCAGCGATAACTTCCCTCACCCGTTCATTAATAAGCTCTAACGGATCTTTACTATGTGTCATAATTTAATTTCCTCCTGTATATGCAAACTGATAGCGAACTGACCTGACAACTCCTCGTATACATACAAATCATAATCCCATGCAACTGTCAGGGAGCGTCCATCACGCACAATTTCCAGTTTTCGGGTTTCTGTAGAAAGGTTAAACTGTGTGTAAGCTGAACGATAATAACCCGGCAAGCGGTGACCCGATTGAAAAGTCTGCTCGGATTGTACAGCGCCATGACGGATCAGCTTTAGTTCACTACCTGCAATCTTTATAGTTGTTCGAACAGAACTGTCTTCTCCTTGAGGCCCCTGCTCTGTTTCCTCATACCGAATGTACAGCTGTGATCCTTTGGTTATTACCTCTCCGGCCACATTTAAGACTTGCTGTTGTCCATCCTGATGGCTCACGAGTGTAACGGAAACGCGATATTTATCAGGCTTTATTTCAGGTATCATACGTCCCTCCATTCTGCATACCTCTGCACAAGAAGAAACAGCGTTGCGGAAGTTTATACTTTCTTACTCTTTGACCAAAGGCATATTTGCTTTCCCATTGTACACTATATCCAGTTCAAGAGAGCAATTCAATCCCAATTAGCAGTTAAGGGACGGTTATAGTGGGAGTAGATTAATTCTGCCAGGTACCCGCAGTCGATCTACCATAGACCTCCAAGCTTTAATAAAAAGGATTATGCCACTCCATAAGCGCTACATAGTGGCAAGATTCCTCGTTCACAAGAAAATTCACGATAATGCCTAATGGAATTCGCCCGCAGCGCACTTCTTATTTTAGAATATAAAAATGCATATAGTATATGAAATTTTACCATATAGATGTTTAAATTCACACAGGGTAAACCGCAAAAAGAGCTGCTTGTGAATAAGGAACTTGTGTCCCTTTAGCAGCCCTTTTGTAATTCCTTTACCTTTTTTACTGATTCGTTGCCTTAAAGGTAAACCTAAGCTTCCAAGTTGCTCCGCCGTCCTCGGTAATATAAAGGGAAGAATTCTCGTACCCTTTGGCGGCGAGCCAGCCTTCCTTGTCGCTGGTGAAGGAGATTACACCCTCATAGCCGACAATGGCAGGCAGATTGGTCCACTGCTTGCCGCCGTTATATGAACGTCCAACTGCAACCTTCTCCCCTGCTGGTGAGAA comes from Paenibacillus sp. 19GGS1-52 and encodes:
- the argS gene encoding arginine--tRNA ligase, producing the protein MTHSKDPLELINERVREVIADAVVAAGLVTREELPAIVLEVPKDKAHGDLATNAAMQLTKIAKRNPRQIAEAIIEHLDTSGATIEKAEIAGPGFINFTLSKHYLYPVINRVAEQGEDYGRVDIGHGQKVEVEFVSANPTGSLHLGHARGAAVGDVLCNVLDFAGYKVTREYYINDAGNQVANLCKSIETRYLQELGQPAEMPEDGYHGEDIKGFARELVAEKGETLLAMTPGDRAAFFRTYGLNKELDKIKRDLGLFRVSFDIWFSETSLYENGEVLRSLDELRERGEVYEQDGATWLQTTKYGDDKDRVLIKNDGTYTYLTPDIAYHSDKYGRGYDRMINIWGADHHGYIPRMKAAMSALGNDPDKLVVLIAQMVSLFQNGEKVKMSKRTGKAVTMEDLMEEVGLDAMRYFFTMRSMDSHLDFDMDLAISTSNENPVFYVQYAHARICSIFRQAEEQGITLPDYSELDFTKLTAVHEYDLLRKIGELPSEIAIAAEGYAPHRLVRYVYDLSALFHSYYKAERVITEDAAQTVARLALLGATRTAIANVLRLIGVSAPDRM
- a CDS encoding DUF1934 domain-containing protein; protein product: MIPEIKPDKYRVSVTLVSHQDGQQQVLNVAGEVITKGSQLYIRYEETEQGPQGEDSSVRTTIKIAGSELKLIRHGAVQSEQTFQSGHRLPGYYRSAYTQFNLSTETRKLEIVRDGRSLTVAWDYDLYVYEELSGQFAISLHIQEEIKL